Proteins from a genomic interval of Francisella salimarina:
- a CDS encoding MFS transporter → MLKKDDFKTILLTSIGGMLEFYDFVIFGMFAIVLGKTFFPPEGSPALQALSAFTVFAVGYFARPFGGILFGHIGDRYGRKKSFILTILFMGLASFLIALLPSYQNAGILATLLFVVLRIIQGAAIGGEIPSAVVFVKESLVKNGGLACGIIFCFINFGIFFAEITKIITTHFLTDDYAWRVAFMFGGLAAIISYFFRKEIHETNTFLNKEDHHKVPLIDLFKTEKLAIVRATAAVSIFAMVVGFFSLYLPTYFQLNHIENGPSLILINLFVFSVVSIPAGYLADKFTPLRILLIGALGLMIFGSFFYYSVITNSKYLLEIILINNIFMGLVVGVASNYASTLFTPGVRASGLGFSYNISFAVFNGAFLALASLGIAKGYILTPLYLILTVVIISIIILLVTKRFGQHNIAI, encoded by the coding sequence ATGCTTAAAAAAGATGATTTTAAAACGATTTTGCTGACAAGCATTGGTGGAATGTTAGAATTTTATGACTTTGTCATATTCGGTATGTTTGCAATCGTCTTAGGCAAGACATTTTTCCCACCAGAAGGATCTCCTGCATTACAAGCGCTCTCTGCATTTACAGTTTTTGCAGTAGGTTATTTTGCTAGACCATTTGGTGGAATATTATTTGGACATATTGGCGATAGATACGGACGTAAAAAATCATTTATTCTTACAATACTATTTATGGGTCTAGCATCTTTTTTGATAGCACTACTACCTTCATATCAAAATGCAGGTATATTGGCCACATTACTATTTGTAGTACTACGAATTATCCAAGGAGCAGCAATTGGTGGCGAAATCCCAAGTGCTGTAGTTTTTGTGAAGGAATCTTTAGTTAAAAATGGCGGTCTTGCTTGTGGAATTATTTTTTGCTTTATTAACTTTGGTATTTTCTTTGCAGAGATTACAAAGATTATAACAACTCATTTTCTTACTGATGATTATGCTTGGCGGGTAGCTTTTATGTTTGGTGGCCTTGCTGCTATCATTAGTTATTTTTTTAGAAAAGAGATACATGAAACCAACACTTTTTTAAATAAGGAAGATCATCACAAAGTTCCATTAATTGATTTATTCAAAACAGAAAAGCTCGCAATCGTAAGAGCAACAGCTGCAGTCTCAATATTTGCTATGGTAGTTGGTTTTTTCTCATTATATTTACCAACTTACTTTCAGCTAAATCATATAGAAAATGGACCTAGTTTAATACTTATTAATCTTTTTGTTTTTTCAGTAGTTTCTATACCTGCAGGATATCTCGCTGATAAATTTACACCTTTACGTATACTTTTGATTGGTGCTTTAGGCTTAATGATATTTGGAAGCTTTTTCTACTATAGTGTTATAACTAATTCAAAATATCTTTTAGAAATAATCCTTATTAACAATATCTTTATGGGACTTGTTGTTGGAGTGGCATCTAATTATGCGAGCACCCTATTTACGCCAGGAGTACGAGCTAGTGGATTAGGTTTTAGTTATAATATTAGTTTTGCAGTGTTTAATGGTGCTTTTTTAGCTCTAGCGAGCTTAGGGATCGCTAAGGGATATATATTAACGCCTCTATATCTAATATTAACCGTAGTTATCATTTCCATTATAATTTTACTTGTCACTAAAAGATTTGGTCAACATAACATAGCTATATAG
- a CDS encoding Mrp/NBP35 family ATP-binding protein has protein sequence MMKIENVAKRKVQKGQKLLPNIKNIILIASGKGGVGKSTVTANLAVSFAKMGASVGILDADIYGPSQPTLFDLKQNPNTTDKKKIIPLEKYGVKMISIGNLIDSESAVIWRGPIVSRALMQLLNDTDWGDLDYLFLDLPPGTGDIQLTISKNMPVTGAVIVTTPQDLSLIDARRALAMFQKVDIKTLGVIENMSYYICPKCGNNDHIFGEDGAHLLCGKNNIEFLGNLPLHKSIRENADNGKPYVSLDKDDAINTSYMTVAENIVNEIEKLPKASSLDSIGVKLEN, from the coding sequence ATCATGAAAATTGAAAATGTCGCTAAAAGGAAAGTCCAAAAAGGACAGAAGCTTTTGCCTAATATAAAAAATATAATCTTGATTGCATCTGGTAAGGGTGGTGTTGGTAAATCGACTGTTACGGCTAATCTTGCAGTTAGTTTCGCAAAGATGGGTGCTAGTGTTGGTATATTAGATGCTGATATCTATGGTCCTAGCCAACCAACATTATTTGATCTGAAACAAAACCCTAATACAACAGATAAGAAAAAGATTATTCCGTTGGAAAAATACGGAGTTAAGATGATTTCTATAGGAAATCTAATAGACTCTGAATCAGCAGTAATTTGGCGTGGTCCTATTGTATCTAGAGCGTTGATGCAACTTTTGAATGATACTGACTGGGGAGATCTTGATTATTTATTTTTAGACTTGCCACCTGGAACAGGAGATATTCAGCTTACTATCTCTAAAAATATGCCTGTAACAGGAGCTGTAATCGTTACGACACCACAAGACTTATCACTGATTGATGCAAGAAGAGCACTTGCAATGTTCCAAAAAGTTGATATAAAAACTCTTGGTGTCATAGAGAATATGAGTTACTATATTTGTCCGAAATGTGGTAATAATGATCACATCTTTGGTGAAGATGGTGCTCATCTATTGTGTGGTAAAAATAACATTGAATTTTTAGGAAATTTACCACTACATAAATCTATCCGTGAAAATGCTGATAATGGAAAACCATATGTCAGTTTAGATAAAGATGATGCTATCAATACTAGTTATATGACAGTTGCTGAAAATATTGTAAATGAAATTGAAAAACTACCTAAAGCAAGTAGTTTAGATTCTATTGGTGTTAAATTAGAAAATTAA
- the dcd gene encoding dCTP deaminase: protein MTIKSDKWIKKMSQEHNMIEPFEAGQIKVSNNQKIVSYGTSSYGYDVRCADEFKIFTNINSSIVDPKSFDDKNFVDFKGDVCIIPPNSFALARTVEKFKIPRDTLVVCLGKSTYARCGIIVNVTPLEPEWEGYVTLEFSNTTPLPAKIYANEGVAQMLFFQSDEECETSYADKGGKYQGQVGVTLPKC from the coding sequence ATGACTATAAAATCAGATAAATGGATCAAAAAAATGTCTCAAGAGCATAATATGATAGAACCTTTTGAGGCAGGACAAATTAAAGTTTCTAATAACCAAAAAATTGTTTCTTATGGAACTTCAAGTTATGGGTATGATGTACGTTGTGCAGATGAGTTTAAAATATTTACAAATATAAACTCTTCAATAGTCGATCCCAAAAGCTTTGATGATAAAAACTTTGTAGATTTTAAAGGAGATGTTTGTATTATTCCTCCTAATTCTTTTGCCTTAGCTCGTACAGTTGAGAAATTCAAAATCCCAAGAGATACTCTAGTAGTCTGCTTAGGTAAATCCACATATGCTAGATGTGGAATTATTGTTAATGTCACTCCTCTTGAACCAGAATGGGAAGGGTATGTAACTTTAGAGTTCTCAAATACTACGCCACTTCCTGCAAAGATATATGCTAATGAAGGTGTAGCTCAGATGCTATTTTTCCAATCAGACGAAGAGTGTGAAACTTCTTATGCAGACAAGGGCGGTAAATACCAAGGCCAGGTTGGTGTTACATTACCTAAGTGTTAG
- a CDS encoding mechanosensitive ion channel family protein — MDILKEYYIKLTNDSTLTVVLSFMVLLLAVLFFSWLINKIISKYISTLAEKIFFKANSSLGKSLIRNKIFDKLAHIAPAVFIYIVIGFISSNEYPWVTQLVSFIQLIAEVYITISIISFFISLIDAIFSYFQSLHEFKYYSLKSYAQVVKILLYLVGVILVISLLLNKSPIAFLTGLGALSAVLMLVFKDTILGFATNIQVAALDMVRVGDWISIQSLGVEGTVQEISINTVKIRGFDKTIYNIPTYSLITNSVKNWRGMFEMGGRQIKRSFNIDVDSIKFCDVETLDNLRKLNYMDNIINSCNKDELINTTLFRKYLEHYLKDHPKIHTEPGWLFIVRELQPTEKGLPIQLYMYTTDTVWANYEAIQAGIFDYIYASMHLFGLRAFQDIRGRIDSKN, encoded by the coding sequence ATGGATATTTTAAAGGAATATTATATAAAGTTGACAAACGATTCTACGTTAACGGTAGTCTTGAGTTTTATGGTATTATTGTTAGCTGTTCTATTCTTCTCATGGCTTATAAATAAGATAATTAGCAAATATATATCAACCCTTGCTGAAAAGATTTTTTTTAAGGCTAACTCATCATTAGGCAAATCACTTATAAGAAACAAAATATTTGATAAGTTGGCTCATATTGCTCCTGCTGTTTTTATATATATTGTAATTGGATTTATAAGTAGTAATGAGTATCCGTGGGTTACACAATTAGTTTCCTTTATCCAGTTAATAGCTGAGGTATACATTACAATATCAATAATTTCTTTTTTTATATCCTTGATTGATGCTATTTTTAGCTACTTTCAATCCTTGCATGAATTTAAATATTACTCTCTAAAAAGCTATGCACAAGTAGTAAAGATTTTATTATATTTAGTTGGAGTAATATTAGTAATATCTTTGTTACTAAATAAATCACCTATTGCATTCTTAACTGGCTTAGGCGCACTATCAGCAGTGTTGATGCTAGTTTTTAAAGATACAATTTTAGGCTTTGCTACTAATATTCAAGTAGCAGCTTTAGATATGGTTAGAGTTGGTGATTGGATAAGTATACAGTCATTAGGTGTAGAAGGAACTGTCCAAGAAATATCAATTAATACTGTAAAAATTAGAGGTTTTGATAAGACAATCTATAACATTCCTACTTACTCATTAATCACAAATAGCGTTAAAAATTGGCGTGGTATGTTTGAAATGGGTGGCAGACAGATCAAAAGATCTTTCAATATTGATGTTGATAGTATTAAGTTTTGTGATGTCGAAACTCTTGATAATTTAAGAAAGCTAAATTATATGGATAACATTATAAACTCTTGTAATAAAGATGAGTTAATTAATACAACATTGTTCAGGAAATATTTAGAACACTATTTAAAAGATCATCCAAAAATTCATACAGAGCCCGGTTGGTTATTTATTGTAAGAGAATTACAACCTACAGAGAAAGGTTTACCAATCCAACTGTATATGTATACAACAGATACAGTTTGGGCTAATTATGAAGCTATACAAGCTGGAATTTTTGATTATATTTATGCAAGTATGCATTTATTTGGTTTAAGGGCATTCCAAGATATTAGAGGTAGAATAGATAGTAAAAACTAA
- a CDS encoding LPS-assembly lipoprotein LptE, with protein sequence MIKNYTKTLYLLIIATLLSGCGFHLRGDLADGNAGNFSSLIDTKFYIYNAGGAPQSLINELRRRLIGYGAVVIRSKKQEKYADYIINIQGATKNTQMTSIVGGASNNTFLAIYTITYNVVKPNVKTPVVPDSTVNAQMFWQSNSSTQLAQNNELVRIWGYLQSDLLTRIVLQVAELLPSKETK encoded by the coding sequence ATGATAAAAAACTATACTAAGACCTTATATTTATTAATAATTGCTACATTATTATCAGGTTGTGGATTCCACCTTCGTGGTGACCTTGCTGATGGTAATGCTGGAAATTTTAGTAGCCTTATTGATACTAAGTTCTATATTTATAATGCAGGTGGGGCACCTCAAAGCTTAATTAACGAGTTAAGACGTAGGCTTATAGGATATGGTGCTGTTGTTATAAGAAGTAAAAAACAAGAAAAGTACGCTGATTATATAATAAATATCCAGGGTGCAACCAAGAATACTCAAATGACTAGTATCGTGGGTGGTGCATCAAATAACACATTCCTTGCTATTTACACAATAACATATAATGTTGTTAAACCTAATGTCAAAACACCTGTTGTTCCTGATAGTACTGTTAATGCACAAATGTTCTGGCAATCAAACTCAAGTACACAATTAGCTCAGAATAATGAACTAGTTAGAATCTGGGGTTATTTACAATCTGATTTACTAACAAGAATAGTTCTTCAAGTTGCAGAATTATTACCTAGTAAAGAGACAAAATAG
- the leuS gene encoding leucine--tRNA ligase, protein MSEYNFTQIEQQAQEYWRENDSFKAVEDKNKEKFYCLSMLPYPSGTLHMGHVRNYTIGDVIARYQKMQGKNVLHPMGWDAFGLPAENAAIKHKKSPYEWTKSNIAYMRSQLDSLGFSFDWSREIATCDEDYYKWEQWFFIQLYKKGLAYRKNSVVNWDPVDQTVLANEQVVDGRGWRSGALVEKKEIPQWFLKITDYADELLKDIDQLDGWPEAVKTMQTNWIGKSKGLTVKFKIQNSDQEIEVFTTRPDTLMGVSYLGIAPEHPLALEQAETNVELASFIEECKKLSTMEADLATQEKKGFKTSIKVIHPISGETVDVWVANFVLMGYGSGAVMSVPAHDQRDWEFAQKYNIALKQVIKPSDNKSKLDLDKEAFTEKGILTNSGEFDGLNFKKAYQAMKKYLFDNNKGYETTNFRIHDWGISRQRFWGCPIPMIHCNDCGVVPEKEENLPVKLPTNVTLTEAGSPLKDMPEFLDVACPKCGKPAKRETDTFDTFFESSWYYARYTCPTANKMLNEEANYWLPVDKYIGGIEHAIMHLLYARFFHKLMRDEGLITSDEPFKNLLTQGMVLKDGAKMSKSKGNTVDPQELIDKYGADTVRLFSMFAAPPEQSLEWSETGVDGANKFLRKVYNYAYTNKEILAKNVTIDTGALSKNDKKARYEIYANLKQAIFDFEKSQFNTVVSACMKILNTLNNYDNLSNSVKSEGFSILLRILSPFTPHICHYLWQEIGLGDDILHTKFPIVDEKALEKDEFLLIVQINGKVKAKLELDASLTKDQVEQEVLDDEHIKTFIENKQIIKVIYVPQKLINIVVK, encoded by the coding sequence ATGAGCGAATATAACTTTACTCAGATTGAGCAACAAGCTCAAGAATATTGGCGTGAAAATGATTCTTTTAAAGCTGTAGAAGATAAAAATAAAGAAAAATTCTATTGTTTGTCAATGTTACCATATCCAAGTGGTACCCTTCATATGGGACATGTGCGTAATTATACAATTGGAGATGTAATTGCAAGATATCAAAAAATGCAAGGTAAAAATGTTCTTCACCCTATGGGCTGGGATGCTTTTGGATTGCCTGCCGAAAATGCTGCAATAAAACACAAAAAATCTCCTTATGAATGGACAAAAAGCAATATTGCATATATGAGATCACAGCTAGATTCTCTTGGGTTTAGCTTTGATTGGTCTAGAGAAATAGCGACTTGTGATGAAGATTATTATAAATGGGAACAATGGTTCTTTATTCAACTATACAAAAAAGGCTTAGCATACCGTAAAAATTCAGTAGTTAATTGGGATCCTGTTGATCAAACAGTACTTGCAAATGAGCAAGTGGTTGATGGCAGAGGTTGGAGATCTGGAGCTTTGGTAGAGAAGAAAGAAATTCCTCAATGGTTCTTGAAAATCACAGATTATGCAGATGAACTTCTAAAAGATATTGACCAGTTAGATGGTTGGCCAGAAGCTGTGAAGACTATGCAGACTAACTGGATTGGCAAATCAAAAGGTCTGACTGTTAAGTTTAAAATTCAAAATTCTGATCAAGAAATTGAGGTATTTACAACTCGTCCAGATACTCTTATGGGAGTTAGCTATCTGGGTATAGCACCTGAGCATCCTCTTGCTCTTGAACAAGCAGAAACTAATGTTGAGTTAGCCTCTTTTATAGAGGAATGTAAGAAATTATCAACTATGGAAGCTGATTTGGCTACTCAAGAAAAGAAAGGTTTCAAAACTTCTATAAAAGTAATCCACCCTATTTCTGGTGAAACTGTAGATGTATGGGTAGCAAACTTTGTTCTTATGGGATATGGCTCTGGAGCTGTAATGTCAGTCCCAGCACATGATCAAAGAGATTGGGAATTTGCACAAAAATATAATATTGCTCTAAAACAAGTTATTAAGCCTAGTGATAATAAGTCAAAATTAGACTTAGATAAAGAAGCCTTTACAGAAAAAGGTATTTTGACTAACTCTGGAGAGTTTGATGGCTTGAATTTCAAAAAAGCATATCAAGCAATGAAAAAATACCTTTTTGATAACAATAAAGGCTATGAAACTACAAACTTTAGAATTCATGATTGGGGTATCTCACGTCAAAGATTCTGGGGATGTCCTATTCCTATGATACATTGTAATGACTGTGGTGTTGTTCCTGAAAAAGAAGAAAATCTACCAGTTAAATTACCAACAAATGTAACTCTTACAGAAGCTGGGTCTCCATTAAAAGATATGCCTGAGTTTCTAGATGTTGCTTGTCCAAAATGTGGAAAACCTGCTAAAAGAGAGACCGATACGTTTGATACATTCTTTGAATCATCTTGGTATTATGCACGATATACATGCCCTACTGCTAATAAAATGCTAAATGAAGAAGCTAATTATTGGTTGCCAGTTGATAAATATATTGGCGGTATTGAACATGCTATTATGCACCTGCTTTATGCAAGATTTTTCCATAAATTAATGCGAGATGAAGGTTTAATAACTTCTGATGAGCCATTTAAAAACCTACTAACACAAGGTATGGTGCTAAAAGATGGCGCTAAAATGTCTAAATCTAAGGGCAATACTGTTGATCCTCAAGAGCTTATTGATAAATATGGTGCTGATACTGTTAGGTTATTTAGTATGTTTGCAGCGCCTCCTGAGCAATCACTTGAATGGTCAGAAACTGGTGTTGATGGAGCTAATAAGTTCCTACGTAAAGTATATAATTATGCTTATACAAATAAAGAGATATTAGCAAAAAATGTCACTATAGATACTGGGGCATTATCAAAAAATGATAAAAAAGCTCGTTATGAGATCTATGCTAATTTGAAACAAGCTATTTTTGATTTTGAAAAGAGTCAATTTAATACAGTTGTTTCAGCATGTATGAAAATCTTAAATACGCTTAACAATTATGATAATTTATCAAATAGTGTTAAGTCGGAAGGCTTTAGTATTTTATTAAGAATACTATCACCCTTCACACCACATATTTGTCATTATTTATGGCAAGAGATCGGTCTAGGAGATGATATTCTACATACTAAATTCCCAATAGTTGATGAGAAAGCTCTTGAAAAAGATGAGTTTCTTTTAATTGTACAGATAAATGGTAAGGTTAAAGCAAAACTTGAGTTAGATGCCTCATTAACAAAAGATCAAGTTGAACAAGAGGTATTAGATGATGAGCATATCAAAACTTTTATCGAAAATAAGCAAATAATAAAAGTTATATATGTGCCTCAGAAATTAATCAATATTGTAGTCAAATAG
- the ruvX gene encoding Holliday junction resolvase RuvX, translating to MFQSLIAIDYGKARIGLASGQMITKTATPIGTVEAYDGVPNWIELDKIIKRWNPSDIIIGLPLDTQDFETDITKAAKDFAKEVKERYKRNIHLINEAYSTREARWRLEEVKSKKVSHIKVDALAACVILETWMAEN from the coding sequence ATGTTTCAATCTTTAATAGCAATAGATTATGGTAAAGCTAGAATTGGATTAGCTAGTGGGCAAATGATTACCAAAACAGCTACTCCTATAGGTACAGTTGAAGCCTATGATGGAGTGCCTAACTGGATTGAGCTTGATAAGATTATTAAACGCTGGAATCCTTCTGATATTATTATAGGATTACCATTAGATACTCAAGATTTTGAAACAGATATTACAAAAGCAGCTAAAGATTTTGCTAAAGAAGTTAAAGAACGCTATAAAAGAAATATTCATCTTATCAATGAAGCATATTCAACTCGTGAAGCAAGATGGCGTTTAGAAGAAGTAAAAAGTAAAAAAGTATCACATATAAAAGTAGATGCCTTGGCAGCTTGTGTAATCTTAGAAACTTGGATGGCAGAGAATTAA
- a CDS encoding YqgE/AlgH family protein produces the protein MFQNHKSEILLATPLIKDDAIFTKSVIYLCQNDRHGAMGLIINKPLSDTLKDVFEELEIPHNNTFNEILDYPLYMGGPISPHKIMILHTTNGRNYSSTIKLDEGLAITASMDILEDLANNILPEYFLPVVGYSCWTADQLTDEIKSNDWIVTSKLSKKILFNHENKVKWQNHIEHAGYTLQSLDSLFKNIGNC, from the coding sequence ATGTTCCAAAACCATAAAAGTGAAATTTTATTAGCAACTCCACTTATCAAAGATGATGCTATATTTACTAAATCTGTAATTTATCTATGCCAAAATGATCGTCATGGTGCTATGGGTTTGATTATCAATAAACCTTTAAGTGATACACTAAAAGATGTTTTTGAAGAATTAGAGATTCCTCATAACAATACATTTAATGAGATTTTAGATTACCCTCTTTATATGGGTGGCCCTATTAGTCCCCATAAAATCATGATTTTGCATACTACAAATGGCAGAAACTATAGCTCTACAATTAAACTAGATGAAGGTCTTGCTATAACTGCTTCTATGGATATTCTGGAAGATTTAGCAAATAATATTTTACCTGAGTATTTTTTGCCAGTAGTTGGCTATAGTTGCTGGACAGCTGATCAACTTACGGATGAAATAAAATCCAATGATTGGATTGTAACAAGTAAATTAAGCAAAAAAATATTATTTAATCATGAGAATAAAGTAAAATGGCAAAACCATATTGAACATGCTGGCTATACTTTACAAAGTCTAGATAGTTTATTCAAAAACATAGGGAATTGCTAA
- a CDS encoding (deoxy)nucleoside triphosphate pyrophosphohydrolase, which translates to MAKINAAVAIILDEQSAKVYISLRQKFQSYSDYWEFPGGKVEKNETFEQCIRREVYEEVGVIAKSVSFYFRKKHINKDNDEVNLEFFIIKDYEGKPYAKENQQLKCINILELNNYKFLPASLEVITMLQQDYLYDS; encoded by the coding sequence ATGGCAAAAATAAATGCCGCAGTGGCGATAATTTTAGATGAACAAAGTGCTAAAGTCTATATAAGTCTAAGACAAAAGTTTCAAAGCTATAGTGACTACTGGGAATTTCCTGGTGGTAAGGTAGAAAAAAATGAAACTTTTGAACAATGTATAAGAAGAGAGGTTTATGAAGAAGTTGGCGTAATAGCCAAATCAGTAAGTTTTTATTTTCGCAAAAAACATATAAATAAAGATAACGATGAAGTTAATCTAGAGTTTTTTATAATTAAGGATTATGAAGGTAAACCTTATGCTAAGGAAAACCAACAATTAAAATGTATAAACATTCTTGAGCTTAATAATTATAAGTTTCTTCCAGCAAGTTTAGAAGTAATAACAATGTTACAACAAGATTACTTATACGATAGTTAG
- a CDS encoding amino acid permease, translated as MDDKNNLKRDILSRHIVMISLGGTISASFFLGIGSILNSVGAFGTVLGFLIGGIIMMLVMISLAEMAIEIPVSGSFQNYATRFISPYSGFLTGWLYLINWLTAAAGGLIAAGIICHNFYPAISVWQFCIVTIFIISLLNLCAVKVFAEIEFWLSAIKIITIIIFILIGIGIITGYLNTNRPISGLVNFYADGLFPNGYKAFLFGLVIIVCTFQGAELVGITAGETSNPERNIRKAIKSVAIRVLLFFVLSSFIIAYIIPYKDSSVANTPFITVLQLVNIKYVDTIMQLVILTASLSAVNSCFYTCARLMWSMASDKQAPKIFTKLSKKQVPIYGVIFVAILSCLCLITKFIGAEKIFILVVSSSGMVGCMIWIIISLCHIYFRKSLSSEQIKNLKFKAWAFPLIPYLSILFNFFVILGMFWDPDQRMVIYSGIGLIILFSLCYKLFYKNQ; from the coding sequence ATGGACGACAAGAATAATTTAAAAAGAGATATATTATCACGCCATATAGTTATGATATCTCTTGGAGGTACTATCTCAGCAAGTTTTTTTCTTGGTATAGGTAGTATTCTAAACTCAGTTGGTGCATTTGGTACTGTACTAGGATTTCTAATTGGTGGGATAATCATGATGCTAGTAATGATAAGTCTTGCAGAAATGGCTATAGAGATACCTGTAAGTGGTTCCTTTCAAAACTATGCTACTAGATTTATTTCGCCATACTCAGGCTTTTTGACTGGCTGGTTATACCTAATAAATTGGCTTACAGCGGCTGCTGGAGGTCTTATTGCTGCTGGGATTATATGTCATAACTTTTACCCTGCTATTAGCGTTTGGCAGTTTTGTATAGTTACTATATTTATCATAAGTTTATTAAATTTATGTGCCGTAAAAGTCTTCGCAGAAATTGAATTTTGGTTATCTGCAATAAAAATCATAACTATTATAATATTCATACTAATTGGTATTGGAATTATAACAGGATATTTAAATACTAATAGGCCAATTTCAGGCTTAGTAAATTTCTATGCAGATGGTTTATTTCCAAATGGATACAAAGCATTTTTATTTGGTCTAGTTATTATAGTATGTACATTCCAAGGAGCCGAACTAGTTGGTATTACTGCGGGAGAGACAAGTAATCCTGAAAGAAATATTCGTAAAGCAATAAAAAGTGTAGCTATTAGAGTATTACTTTTTTTTGTATTATCATCATTCATAATAGCTTATATTATTCCATATAAAGACTCTAGCGTAGCTAATACTCCTTTTATTACAGTGTTGCAACTAGTCAATATTAAGTATGTCGATACCATTATGCAACTTGTGATTCTTACAGCAAGTTTATCAGCTGTAAACTCGTGTTTTTATACTTGTGCAAGGCTTATGTGGTCTATGGCTTCAGATAAACAAGCACCAAAAATATTTACAAAACTCAGCAAAAAACAAGTTCCTATATATGGCGTCATATTTGTAGCTATACTTTCTTGTCTTTGTTTGATTACAAAATTTATTGGTGCTGAGAAAATATTTATACTTGTAGTTTCATCTTCAGGTATGGTTGGATGTATGATTTGGATAATTATTAGTTTATGTCATATCTACTTTAGAAAATCTCTTTCTTCAGAACAAATTAAAAATCTCAAATTCAAAGCATGGGCTTTTCCATTAATCCCGTATTTGAGCATATTGTTTAATTTTTTTGTAATATTAGGAATGTTCTGGGACCCTGATCAACGCATGGTTATTTATTCAGGAATTGGTTTAATTATTCTATTTTCATTATGTTATAAGCTATTTTATAAAAATCAGTAA
- a CDS encoding DUF3293 domain-containing protein has product MNNSSNLDLCEWYFTTKFEVPILPSRYPNQFAIITAYNPFNQLLADQENLARNQILRNQLEKSYSWLYEINGFDKSSKHKENGFMFDAKSLDEACNLGAEFSQDAIYYVINNILYVSKCEKSKRYLTKVGDFQSRVY; this is encoded by the coding sequence ATGAATAATAGTTCTAATTTAGATCTTTGTGAATGGTATTTTACAACTAAATTTGAAGTTCCTATATTACCTAGCAGGTATCCTAACCAATTTGCGATTATTACAGCATACAATCCATTTAATCAGCTTCTTGCAGATCAAGAAAATTTAGCTAGAAATCAAATATTAAGAAATCAATTAGAAAAGTCATATAGTTGGCTCTATGAAATTAATGGTTTTGATAAGTCATCTAAGCACAAAGAAAATGGTTTTATGTTTGATGCTAAATCGCTTGATGAAGCTTGTAATTTAGGTGCGGAATTTTCGCAGGATGCGATCTATTATGTAATTAATAATATTTTGTATGTTTCAAAATGTGAAAAATCAAAAAGATATCTCACGAAAGTAGGGGACTTTCAAAGTAGAGTTTACTGA
- the trxA gene encoding thioredoxin, giving the protein MALSKVIKTDEASFDKLISSSAKPILVDFYADWCGPCKTLSPILDQLSKDYTGAVIVKVNVDDNQSLAAKFGIRSIPTMIIFKAGQPVETLTGVHTGSQLEQKLKAYE; this is encoded by the coding sequence ATGGCATTAAGCAAAGTAATAAAAACTGATGAAGCTAGCTTTGATAAATTAATAAGTAGTTCTGCAAAACCTATATTAGTAGACTTTTATGCAGATTGGTGCGGTCCTTGTAAGACTTTATCGCCGATACTTGATCAGCTATCAAAAGATTATACAGGAGCTGTGATTGTCAAAGTCAATGTCGATGATAATCAAAGTCTAGCAGCTAAATTTGGCATAAGAAGTATACCAACTATGATAATTTTCAAAGCAGGTCAGCCTGTAGAAACGCTTACTGGTGTCCATACAGGTAGCCAATTAGAGCAAAAGCTAAAGGCTTATGAATAA